In Bacteroidales bacterium, a single genomic region encodes these proteins:
- the rpsI gene encoding 30S ribosomal protein S9 yields MDIINAVGRRKSAVARVFVKEGSGNIIINDRDFKEYFPDEILQYKATQPLQALNLANGFDIRVNLDGGGITGQAEALRLAIARALVKINPDYRPVLKAQGFLTRDPREVERKKPGRPGARKRFQFSKR; encoded by the coding sequence ATGGACATTATCAATGCTGTTGGACGAAGAAAAAGTGCCGTAGCACGCGTATTCGTTAAAGAAGGCTCCGGAAATATTATCATCAATGACAGGGATTTTAAAGAATATTTTCCTGATGAAATTTTGCAGTACAAAGCAACCCAACCCCTTCAGGCCCTGAATCTTGCCAATGGATTTGACATCCGCGTCAATCTGGACGGCGGGGGTATTACAGGGCAGGCCGAAGCACTTCGCCTTGCCATTGCCCGCGCCCTGGTAAAAATCAATCCGGATTACCGTCCGGTTCTGAAGGCTCAGGGATTTCTTACCCGTGATCCGCGTGAAGTGGAACGCAAAAAGCCCGGCCGGCCCGGAGCTCGTAAACGCTTCCAGTTCAGCAAACGATAA
- a CDS encoding elongation factor Ts: MTQISAAEVQKLRKMTGAGMMDCKKALEEANGDYEKAIEIIRKKGQLVAAKRADREANEGVVLARIDASNTFGAMICLNCETDFVAKNQDFISLAEKILALAIEKKPADLNALKNLPLEGKTVADLVTEKIGIIGEKMELSYYDNVQAPYVLAYVHPGNKLAAVVGFNKAGSDLQIYKDIAMQVAAMNPVSIDKDDVPADKLAKEREIAIDQTKLDPKNAGKPANIIEKIAEGKLEKFLKENTLLNQEFIKDSKLTVRQYLEKSDKDLKVTRFIRFTLVQ; the protein is encoded by the coding sequence ATGACCCAGATATCTGCTGCTGAAGTCCAGAAACTGCGCAAAATGACAGGCGCCGGAATGATGGACTGCAAAAAAGCCCTCGAAGAAGCTAACGGCGACTATGAAAAAGCAATAGAAATCATTCGCAAAAAAGGACAGCTCGTGGCCGCCAAACGAGCCGACCGTGAAGCAAATGAAGGAGTAGTTCTTGCCCGGATTGATGCATCCAATACCTTCGGGGCAATGATATGCCTCAATTGCGAAACTGATTTTGTCGCAAAAAACCAGGATTTCATTTCCCTTGCTGAAAAAATCCTTGCCCTTGCTATCGAAAAGAAACCCGCCGATCTCAATGCCCTTAAAAATCTGCCTCTTGAAGGAAAGACCGTTGCTGACCTTGTGACCGAAAAAATCGGTATCATCGGCGAAAAAATGGAACTTTCCTACTACGATAACGTTCAGGCTCCTTATGTTCTTGCATATGTCCACCCCGGCAACAAACTGGCTGCGGTGGTCGGATTTAACAAAGCCGGTTCTGACCTGCAGATTTACAAAGACATTGCCATGCAGGTGGCAGCAATGAATCCCGTTTCGATCGATAAAGACGACGTCCCGGCTGATAAACTGGCCAAGGAACGTGAAATTGCTATCGATCAGACTAAACTCGATCCCAAAAATGCCGGTAAGCCTGCCAATATTATCGAAAAAATTGCCGAAGGGAAACTGGAAAAATTCCTGAAAGAAAATACCCTGCTGAATCAGGAATTCATCAAAGATTCCAAACTTACCGTTCGTCAGTACCTTGAAAAATCTGACAAAGACCTTAAAGTAACCCGGTTCATCCGTTTTACCCTGGTGCAGTAA
- a CDS encoding carbon starvation protein A, whose product MVTFGISLLLLIVGYLVYGKIVEKIFGADPKIQTPAYTRQDGVDYVPLSWKKAFLIEFLNIAGLGPIFGAVAGAMWGPVAFLWIVFGCIFAGAVHDYFSGMISVRQGGLSIPEIVGKYLGNGIKQFMRLFTVLLMVIVGAVFITGPAGILGNMTKGILPVSFWVIVVLIYYIMATMLPIDKIIGKIYPFFGIALLFMAVSISVGLLAEGYHIPELTANTFLNLHSDPGRFPVFPLMFITIACGAISGFHSTQAPLMARCLTNEKLGRRVFYGAMVAEGIVALIWAAAGMAFFGGVEPLNEVMNAHQGNAAWAVNEIANTLLGKVGAILALLGVVAAPITSGDTAFRSARLIVADFLGSNQKKIRNRLYISVPLFAVGFFLSQVDFAIIWRYMAWSNQTLATIVLWAITAYLISEKKFFWITFLPALFMTVVTTTYIMVAPEGFRLPLFPSTIAGIIISLGIGSLFLHYAFGGTFALVRSASRKIN is encoded by the coding sequence ATGGTTACTTTCGGAATTTCGCTGCTGCTTCTAATTGTTGGATATCTTGTTTACGGGAAGATCGTTGAAAAAATTTTCGGAGCTGATCCGAAGATACAGACTCCGGCTTACACCCGTCAGGATGGTGTTGATTATGTGCCATTGTCATGGAAGAAAGCGTTTCTGATTGAATTTCTCAATATTGCAGGTTTGGGCCCTATTTTTGGTGCAGTGGCCGGTGCGATGTGGGGTCCGGTTGCTTTTCTATGGATTGTATTTGGCTGCATTTTTGCAGGAGCTGTACACGATTATTTTTCGGGTATGATATCGGTACGCCAGGGTGGACTCAGCATACCTGAAATTGTCGGCAAATACCTGGGGAACGGCATTAAACAGTTCATGCGGTTGTTTACTGTGCTGCTCATGGTGATTGTCGGAGCGGTTTTCATTACCGGTCCGGCAGGAATTCTTGGAAATATGACGAAAGGTATATTGCCTGTATCGTTCTGGGTGATCGTTGTTTTGATCTACTATATTATGGCAACTATGCTTCCTATAGATAAAATCATAGGGAAGATTTACCCTTTTTTTGGGATAGCATTGCTTTTTATGGCGGTTAGCATCAGCGTGGGGCTTTTGGCGGAAGGGTATCATATTCCCGAACTTACAGCCAACACCTTCCTTAATCTGCATTCTGATCCTGGCCGGTTTCCGGTTTTTCCTCTGATGTTTATCACCATAGCATGCGGGGCTATCTCAGGCTTTCATTCCACGCAGGCTCCTCTTATGGCGCGTTGCCTTACGAATGAAAAACTGGGAAGAAGAGTTTTTTACGGGGCTATGGTAGCTGAAGGGATTGTGGCCCTGATATGGGCTGCTGCCGGAATGGCATTTTTTGGAGGGGTTGAGCCGCTGAATGAAGTAATGAATGCCCATCAGGGGAATGCGGCATGGGCAGTGAACGAAATAGCCAATACCTTACTCGGCAAGGTAGGGGCGATTCTTGCCCTGCTGGGCGTTGTTGCGGCACCTATTACATCAGGAGATACTGCCTTCCGGAGTGCGCGTCTTATAGTTGCTGATTTTCTGGGAAGCAACCAGAAGAAGATCCGAAATAGATTATACATCAGTGTTCCCTTATTTGCCGTAGGGTTCTTCCTCAGTCAGGTTGATTTTGCGATCATCTGGCGGTACATGGCATGGAGCAACCAGACCCTGGCGACCATTGTTTTATGGGCTATTACGGCATATCTCATTTCGGAAAAGAAATTTTTCTGGATCACTTTTTTACCGGCCCTGTTTATGACGGTGGTCACCACTACATACATTATGGTGGCCCCTGAAGGTTTCCGTTTGCCCTTGTTCCCTTCAACCATTGCAGGAATCATTATTTCGCTGGGAATAGGTTCCCTTTTCCTGCATTATGCCTTTGGAGGAACTTTTGCTCTTGTACGGTCTGCTTCCAGGAAAATAAACTGA
- a CDS encoding PadR family transcriptional regulator, giving the protein MEKINLDNIQAQMRKGVLEYCILLVLSQRDAYASDLIEILKESRIIVVEGTLYPLLTRQKNAGLLSYRWEESPQGPPRKYYSLTEKGREFLKDLDQSWRDLVLTVNTLREKMNPVS; this is encoded by the coding sequence ATGGAAAAGATAAATCTGGATAATATTCAGGCACAGATGCGGAAGGGAGTACTTGAGTACTGTATTCTGCTTGTGCTGTCTCAACGGGATGCATATGCATCCGATCTGATTGAGATACTGAAAGAATCGCGTATCATTGTTGTTGAAGGAACGTTGTATCCGTTGCTTACACGGCAGAAGAATGCTGGTCTGCTCAGTTACCGGTGGGAGGAATCTCCCCAGGGTCCTCCGAGGAAGTATTATTCTCTGACAGAAAAAGGGAGAGAATTTCTGAAAGACCTCGACCAGTCGTGGAGGGATCTGGTTCTTACTGTCAATACACTTCGTGAAAAAATGAATCCTGTATCATAA
- a CDS encoding UMP kinase: MRYKRILLKLSGEALAGNTNGPFDYSRIEAYMQDVKKAWQAGVNIGLVVGGGNIFRGLPGTGKGVDRIRGDYMGMLSTVINGLAMQSVLENLGVGCRILSAIGMEPAAEKYSREKVEEAFAENKVVIFVAGTGNPFFTTDTAAALRAVEMKADLLLKGTRVDGVYSDDPEKNPGAIKFDHITFTEAYGKGLAVMDLTAYTLCRENHLPLVVYNINTPGSLLRIITGESIGTLVVPE, translated from the coding sequence ATCAGGTATAAACGAATTCTTCTGAAACTCTCCGGAGAAGCATTAGCCGGAAACACCAACGGACCCTTTGATTATTCCCGAATTGAGGCGTATATGCAGGATGTTAAAAAAGCCTGGCAGGCGGGAGTCAACATAGGTCTTGTTGTCGGCGGAGGAAATATTTTCAGGGGTTTGCCCGGAACCGGCAAAGGCGTTGACCGCATCCGCGGCGATTATATGGGCATGCTTTCAACAGTTATCAACGGACTGGCAATGCAGTCTGTTCTCGAAAACCTGGGTGTCGGATGCCGTATTCTCAGCGCCATAGGAATGGAACCTGCCGCCGAAAAATACAGCCGCGAAAAGGTTGAAGAAGCTTTTGCCGAAAATAAGGTCGTCATTTTTGTTGCCGGAACCGGAAACCCTTTCTTTACAACCGACACAGCCGCCGCACTGAGGGCCGTTGAAATGAAAGCCGACCTCCTCCTCAAAGGGACCAGAGTGGATGGAGTCTATTCCGATGACCCCGAAAAAAATCCGGGTGCCATAAAATTTGACCATATCACATTTACTGAAGCCTATGGCAAAGGACTCGCTGTTATGGATCTTACAGCCTACACCCTTTGCCGCGAAAACCATCTTCCCCTTGTTGTCTATAATATTAATACCCCAGGAAGCCTTTTGCGAATCATTACAGGTGAAAGCATTGGAACACTGGTAGTTCCGGAATAA
- the frr gene encoding ribosome recycling factor: MHEDVQLVLDVAKEKMEKAVKYLDGELLKLRAGRANPHLLDGIHVDYYGVNTPLNQVSNISTTDARTILIQPWEKSMIGPIEKAILQANIGITPANNGEVIRLVVPQLTEERRKELVKQVKHECETARVGIRTARREAMEELKKLQKEHVPEDEVKKGETELEKITEQHIKKIDDIFAKKEQEILTV, translated from the coding sequence ATGCACGAAGACGTTCAGCTGGTGCTTGATGTGGCAAAAGAAAAAATGGAAAAGGCAGTTAAGTACCTTGATGGAGAACTTCTTAAACTTCGCGCAGGGAGGGCAAATCCTCATCTTCTGGACGGCATTCATGTTGATTATTATGGTGTCAACACCCCTCTTAATCAGGTATCGAACATCAGTACAACCGATGCCAGAACCATTCTGATCCAGCCCTGGGAAAAGTCAATGATCGGCCCTATTGAAAAGGCCATCCTCCAGGCAAACATAGGAATTACTCCCGCCAACAACGGGGAGGTCATCCGCCTGGTTGTTCCTCAGCTTACCGAAGAAAGAAGAAAAGAACTGGTAAAACAGGTAAAGCATGAATGCGAAACGGCCAGAGTCGGAATCCGCACTGCCAGAAGGGAAGCTATGGAGGAATTAAAAAAACTTCAAAAAGAACATGTGCCTGAAGATGAAGTGAAAAAGGGCGAAACAGAACTCGAAAAAATTACCGAGCAGCATATTAAAAAAATTGATGATATATTTGCTAAAAAAGAACAGGAAATACTAACCGTATAA
- a CDS encoding PspC domain-containing protein, which yields MKKTIKVNIGGTVFHLDEDAYARMKEYLDSLSRRFGNGATGKEIMEDIELRIAELLNKQLKGRESANLEDVRQVTEILGAPEDIEGEEGESSGSEGPESRAKAIRRLYRDPEHGVLGGVCAGLGAYFNVDPLLFRILFVAFLIAYGSTAIIYLIFWLVVPPARTMAQKLEMAGKPVTVDNIESALREEWEAIRENVKKMDVPSWGRRVVMFLEEIVRAVIVFLGKVLQFLAVLAGGLFILLGSMLLIAVLWTFFVQKPLYTGVFDDMSFRLSDLTAIFFPSTDPVILAIGVGLFIGIPVMAMLYWGIKLVFRFKTENRAIGISAVIAWVFSICLLLMIGLTEAQEYQRTGTHEDRFMLDTLHGNTYILEVDTSGMGEIKRNAIYMEKDQFGLYYKRDEKRFIGRPFLDIVKSEDGKAYLVVTKEVQGRTEREAGETVRKMEYAWSVNDNRIILGSSFNLPSGAQWKGARVNIKLYIPEGKKVYIPETAVTMLDEYEHCENLCRKEIVGKTWEMVKSGLCNPEQGTGF from the coding sequence ATGAAAAAGACCATCAAAGTGAATATAGGCGGGACAGTGTTTCATCTTGATGAAGATGCCTATGCCCGAATGAAGGAATATCTCGACAGCCTGAGCCGCCGGTTTGGAAACGGTGCTACAGGAAAGGAGATAATGGAAGATATTGAACTGCGCATTGCAGAACTTTTAAACAAGCAACTCAAAGGGAGGGAATCTGCCAATCTGGAGGATGTGCGGCAGGTTACTGAAATTCTGGGTGCTCCGGAAGATATTGAAGGAGAAGAAGGAGAGTCTTCGGGGAGTGAGGGACCAGAAAGCCGTGCAAAGGCAATCCGAAGGTTATACCGGGATCCGGAACATGGCGTTTTAGGAGGCGTCTGTGCCGGGCTGGGTGCTTATTTTAATGTTGATCCCTTATTGTTCAGGATTTTGTTTGTTGCTTTCCTGATTGCATATGGGTCAACGGCAATTATTTATCTGATTTTCTGGTTGGTTGTACCTCCGGCCCGAACCATGGCACAAAAACTGGAAATGGCAGGGAAACCTGTTACCGTTGACAATATTGAAAGTGCTTTGAGGGAAGAATGGGAAGCAATACGGGAAAATGTGAAAAAGATGGATGTGCCCTCATGGGGAAGAAGGGTGGTTATGTTTCTTGAAGAAATTGTGCGGGCAGTAATTGTTTTTCTTGGTAAGGTGTTGCAATTTCTTGCCGTTCTGGCCGGAGGTTTGTTCATTCTGCTTGGTTCAATGCTTCTCATTGCTGTCCTATGGACCTTTTTTGTTCAGAAACCATTATATACCGGCGTGTTTGATGATATGAGTTTCAGGCTATCTGACCTTACAGCGATATTTTTTCCATCGACTGATCCGGTTATTCTGGCTATCGGGGTTGGTTTGTTCATCGGCATACCGGTAATGGCTATGCTGTACTGGGGCATTAAACTGGTTTTCCGGTTTAAAACCGAAAACAGGGCAATTGGTATATCAGCTGTCATAGCATGGGTATTCAGTATCTGCTTATTGCTGATGATCGGGCTGACAGAAGCTCAGGAATATCAGCGTACCGGAACGCATGAAGATCGCTTTATGCTGGATACTCTCCATGGGAATACCTACATTCTTGAAGTTGATACATCAGGGATGGGAGAAATAAAACGAAATGCAATTTACATGGAAAAAGATCAGTTTGGATTATACTATAAACGTGATGAAAAAAGATTCATTGGAAGGCCTTTTCTCGACATAGTCAAATCGGAGGATGGCAAAGCCTATCTGGTTGTGACGAAGGAAGTGCAGGGAAGAACTGAAAGGGAGGCAGGAGAAACGGTCCGCAAAATGGAGTATGCATGGTCAGTAAACGATAACAGGATTATACTGGGATCCTCATTTAATCTGCCTTCCGGTGCTCAATGGAAAGGAGCGCGGGTAAACATAAAGCTCTATATTCCCGAGGGGAAAAAGGTCTACATCCCCGAAACGGCAGTTACTATGCTTGACGAATATGAGCATTGTGAGAATCTCTGCCGCAAAGAAATTGTCGGAAAGACCTGGGAAATGGTAAAAAGCGGACTTTGTAATCCTGAACAGGGAACCGGTTTTTAG
- the rpsB gene encoding 30S ribosomal protein S2, with the protein MNNVTFEQLLEAGVHFGHLKRKWNPAMAPYIFMEKNGIHIIDLHKTAIKLNEACQAIKQIAKSGRKILFVATKKQAKDIVAERVKKINMPYVTERWPGGMLTNFPTIRKAVKKMAAIDKMSADGTFDNLSKREKLQIARQRAKLEKNLGSIADLSRLPAAIFVVDILKEHIAVKEARRLNIPVFAMVDTNSDPNLVDFPIPANDDASKSIALIVDAICNAIEEGLSERKVEKEAEPEKSEKGKGTRKKTAAPELIAEEELEEAEEITDETEEETEEEEVEEVEASVEETEVEDDESEESTSPSLPDEESSDVAPARKTTRSQKK; encoded by the coding sequence ATGAACAACGTAACATTCGAACAACTTCTTGAAGCCGGTGTGCACTTTGGCCACCTCAAGCGCAAATGGAACCCGGCAATGGCCCCGTATATTTTCATGGAAAAGAACGGGATCCACATTATTGACCTTCACAAAACAGCTATCAAACTGAATGAAGCCTGCCAGGCTATTAAACAAATAGCCAAGTCGGGACGGAAGATCCTTTTCGTGGCCACCAAAAAACAGGCTAAAGACATCGTGGCTGAACGGGTCAAGAAAATCAACATGCCGTATGTAACTGAACGCTGGCCCGGTGGTATGCTCACCAACTTTCCTACCATCCGGAAGGCTGTCAAGAAAATGGCGGCTATCGATAAAATGTCTGCCGACGGTACATTCGACAACCTGAGCAAAAGAGAAAAACTTCAGATTGCCCGTCAGAGAGCAAAACTGGAAAAAAACCTCGGTTCAATTGCCGACCTTTCCCGCCTCCCTGCAGCTATCTTCGTTGTCGACATCCTGAAAGAACATATTGCGGTCAAAGAAGCCCGCAGGCTCAATATTCCCGTCTTTGCCATGGTCGATACAAATTCTGACCCGAACCTTGTCGACTTCCCTATACCCGCAAATGACGACGCTTCCAAATCCATAGCCCTTATCGTCGACGCTATCTGCAACGCTATTGAGGAAGGCCTCAGCGAAAGAAAAGTTGAAAAAGAAGCCGAGCCTGAAAAATCGGAAAAAGGAAAAGGAACCCGCAAAAAAACTGCTGCTCCTGAATTAATTGCAGAAGAAGAACTGGAAGAAGCCGAAGAAATAACCGACGAAACCGAAGAGGAAACCGAAGAGGAAGAAGTGGAAGAAGTGGAAGCATCCGTTGAAGAAACCGAAGTAGAAGACGATGAATCCGAAGAATCCACATCCCCTTCATTACCCGACGAAGAATCTTCTGATGTAGCACCTGCCAGGAAAACTACACGTAGTCAGAAAAAATAG
- the rplM gene encoding 50S ribosomal protein L13 translates to MDTLSFKTVSANKASVQKEWLVVDATDQILGRFCSKVARLLRGKHKPYFTPHIDCGDNVIVINADKIKLTGKKWTDRVHFKHSGYPGSQVEITPEEMLKKNPASLIEESVRGMLPKNRLGRAIFKNLYVYAGPEHKQAGQNPKPFDINTLK, encoded by the coding sequence GTGGATACATTAAGTTTTAAAACAGTTTCTGCCAACAAAGCTTCTGTTCAGAAGGAATGGTTGGTTGTTGATGCCACAGACCAGATTCTGGGAAGATTCTGTTCAAAAGTTGCCCGGCTTCTGCGCGGCAAACATAAACCATATTTCACGCCCCATATTGATTGCGGTGATAACGTCATCGTGATCAATGCAGATAAAATCAAACTGACAGGGAAAAAATGGACCGACAGGGTGCATTTTAAACACAGCGGCTATCCGGGAAGCCAGGTTGAAATTACCCCGGAGGAAATGCTGAAAAAGAACCCTGCATCTCTGATTGAAGAATCAGTGCGTGGAATGCTCCCGAAAAACAGGCTGGGAAGAGCAATCTTCAAAAACCTCTATGTTTATGCTGGTCCTGAACACAAACAGGCCGGCCAGAATCCGAAACCATTTGACATTAACACACTCAAATAA
- a CDS encoding leucyl/phenylalanyl-tRNA--protein transferase has translation MECRQIQLDYQWLKEQGDRIFPPAEEADEHGLLAYGGELTKELLLVAYARGLFPWYNPGEPVLWWCPDPRMILLPEWFNPSKSLRRKVRSGVFEVRSDTCFDEVIRHCARVPRPGQEGTWITSEMERAYIALHKEGFAHSIEVFHEGGLAGGLYGVSLGKAFFGESMFYLVSDASKVAFYFLVEFLKKHEFHLIDAQVTTTHLKNLGGREVPRNAFLGMLEKALQFPTLQGKWEVSG, from the coding sequence ATGGAATGCAGGCAGATACAACTGGATTATCAATGGTTGAAAGAGCAGGGAGACAGAATATTTCCTCCTGCAGAAGAAGCAGATGAGCATGGCCTTCTGGCATACGGGGGTGAACTGACCAAGGAATTGCTGCTGGTTGCGTATGCAAGAGGTTTGTTCCCCTGGTATAATCCCGGAGAGCCTGTTTTGTGGTGGTGTCCTGATCCCAGGATGATTCTGTTGCCGGAATGGTTTAACCCATCAAAGTCGTTACGAAGAAAGGTCCGGTCAGGAGTGTTTGAAGTCCGCTCTGATACCTGTTTTGATGAGGTAATCAGGCATTGTGCCAGGGTTCCAAGGCCCGGTCAGGAAGGCACATGGATAACTTCGGAAATGGAGCGGGCCTATATTGCATTGCATAAGGAAGGTTTTGCCCATTCGATAGAGGTGTTCCATGAGGGGGGACTGGCAGGAGGGTTATACGGGGTATCACTGGGTAAGGCGTTTTTCGGAGAATCGATGTTTTATCTTGTTTCGGATGCCTCCAAAGTGGCTTTTTATTTTCTGGTTGAATTTCTTAAGAAGCATGAATTTCATCTGATCGATGCCCAGGTAACCACCACGCACCTGAAAAACCTGGGTGGCCGGGAAGTGCCAAGGAATGCTTTTCTGGGAATGCTTGAAAAAGCCCTTCAGTTTCCGACTTTACAGGGCAAATGGGAAGTATCTGGTTGA